Proteins from a genomic interval of Pseudomonas silesiensis:
- a CDS encoding DUF3182 family protein, producing MTPANRKKMVVAHSVRPDAPLHEVETNRTLARWLAHILGLKFGGSYDPELHCGHDLYLLPTQTLVGAAAALELGVKGPDDLWGGYVDHDFICTKAISHGLRNKNAHAPQGWSPLFSERVRNVVLDGLSVFSLDDARPAAEHLLYTGPIRLKPIHACAGRGQEVIKSLDQFDAVLARPDAKALFTEGVVLEQDLDDVITHSVGQSFIGDRVLSYCGDQYLTTDGQGEQVYGGSNLLVVQGYYDDLLELTLPDDVRLAIQQAQVFDSAADESYPGFYASRRNYDIAQGLDSNGKRRSGVLEQSWRMGGASSAEVAALQSFINDPGMRAIRVSSVERYIDQPLPADAIEVYRGPAQNSDFLLKYVTVKSYDG from the coding sequence ATGACCCCAGCAAACCGCAAAAAAATGGTGGTCGCCCATTCGGTGCGCCCCGACGCTCCACTGCACGAAGTCGAAACCAATCGCACGCTGGCCCGTTGGCTGGCGCACATCCTCGGGCTCAAATTCGGTGGCAGTTACGACCCTGAATTACACTGCGGCCATGACCTTTATCTATTACCGACCCAGACCCTGGTAGGCGCCGCGGCCGCCCTGGAGTTGGGTGTGAAAGGGCCGGATGATTTGTGGGGCGGTTACGTCGACCATGACTTCATCTGCACCAAAGCGATCAGCCATGGGTTGCGCAATAAAAACGCTCACGCCCCGCAAGGCTGGTCGCCGCTGTTTTCCGAGCGCGTGCGTAATGTGGTGCTTGATGGCCTCAGTGTGTTTTCGCTGGACGATGCGCGTCCCGCGGCAGAACACCTGCTCTACACCGGCCCCATTCGCCTCAAGCCCATCCATGCCTGCGCCGGACGCGGTCAGGAAGTGATCAAAAGCCTCGACCAGTTTGATGCGGTTCTTGCCAGGCCCGATGCAAAGGCGCTGTTCACCGAAGGCGTGGTGCTGGAACAGGATCTGGACGATGTCATTACCCACAGCGTCGGCCAGAGCTTTATCGGCGACAGAGTATTGAGTTACTGCGGCGATCAATACTTGACCACGGACGGTCAAGGCGAGCAGGTTTATGGAGGCTCCAATCTGCTCGTGGTACAGGGTTATTATGACGACTTGCTTGAGTTGACACTGCCTGACGATGTGCGACTGGCGATCCAGCAAGCGCAGGTTTTCGACAGCGCCGCGGATGAATCTTATCCCGGTTTCTACGCCTCGCGGCGCAACTACGACATCGCCCAGGGACTGGACAGTAACGGCAAGCGGCGCAGCGGCGTGCTGGAACAATCCTGGCGCATGGGCGGTGCCAGCAGCGCCGAGGTGGCCGCTTTGCAGAGCTTCATCAACGATCCGGGGATGCGTGCAATTCGCGTGTCTTCGGTGGAAAGGTACATCGATCAGCCCCTGCCCGCGGACGCCATCGAG
- a CDS encoding GlxA family transcriptional regulator — translation MDAERAIVELAVLIYPGAQLAAVHGLTDLFAVANRIAAEHQSAQLPQLRISHWQVDGEQVPERVYDSHPVLDSPLVAVLIPPSIAGFSEGQAPQALIRWLRQQHANGAILGGICVGSILLAESGLLDGRSATTHWTSAQTFAERYPAIRLKADTPIVDDGDLITTAGLMAWSELGLRLVDRLLGPSIATSTARFLVVEHSDSASECGSNFSPILSHGDASILKVQHWLQGTGATDVSLTAMAERAGLEERTFLRRFRAATGLKPTEYCQHLRVGKAREMLEFTNGTIDHIAWTVGYQDPGAFRAIFKKVTGLAPSDYRARFGVSPTAASAR, via the coding sequence ATGGACGCAGAAAGGGCAATCGTCGAACTGGCTGTGCTGATCTATCCCGGCGCGCAGTTGGCGGCGGTGCATGGGCTGACGGACTTGTTCGCCGTGGCGAACCGGATTGCCGCCGAGCACCAGAGTGCGCAGTTGCCGCAATTGCGGATCAGCCATTGGCAGGTCGATGGCGAACAGGTGCCCGAGCGGGTCTACGACAGTCATCCCGTCCTGGACAGCCCTTTGGTTGCCGTGTTGATACCCCCGTCGATCGCCGGTTTTTCCGAAGGCCAGGCGCCGCAAGCGTTGATCCGCTGGCTTCGTCAGCAACATGCCAATGGCGCGATCCTGGGCGGCATCTGCGTGGGCTCGATTCTGTTGGCCGAAAGTGGCTTGCTCGACGGTCGTAGCGCCACCACGCACTGGACCTCGGCCCAGACGTTCGCCGAGCGTTATCCGGCGATCAGGCTCAAGGCCGACACGCCCATCGTCGATGACGGCGACTTGATCACGACGGCCGGCTTGATGGCCTGGTCCGAGCTGGGGCTGCGTCTTGTGGACCGTCTGCTCGGGCCGAGCATCGCCACCAGCACCGCACGCTTCCTGGTGGTGGAACACAGCGATAGCGCCAGCGAATGCGGCAGCAATTTTTCACCAATACTCAGCCATGGCGATGCGTCTATTCTCAAGGTTCAGCATTGGCTGCAAGGCACGGGCGCGACCGATGTGTCGCTGACGGCGATGGCCGAGCGGGCAGGGCTGGAAGAGCGTACCTTCCTGCGCCGATTCCGCGCGGCGACGGGCTTGAAACCCACCGAGTACTGCCAGCATCTGCGGGTGGGCAAGGCTCGGGAAATGCTTGAGTTCACCAACGGTACAATCGATCACATCGCCTGGACGGTCGGGTATCAGGATCCCGGGGCGTTTCGGGCGATATTCAAGAAGGTTACCGGGTTGGCCCCGAGTGATTATCGGGCGCGGTTTGGGGTGTCTCCGACTGCGGCTTCGGCGCGATAG
- a CDS encoding cysteine hydrolase family protein produces MTRQALIVVDIQNDYFPQGKWPLVGADAAADNAVRLIKAFRDAGDSVVHIRHEFTSNDAPFFTPGSEGAKLHPKVLNRADEPVVLKHFVNSFRETELKSILDEQGIKALVVVGSMSHMCVDGITRAAADMGYTVTVIHDACASRDLEFNGLTVPAAHVHAAFMSALGFAYASVVSTDEFLATRD; encoded by the coding sequence ATGACCAGGCAAGCACTCATCGTAGTCGATATCCAGAACGACTACTTCCCCCAAGGCAAGTGGCCGCTGGTAGGCGCCGATGCGGCGGCGGACAACGCTGTACGTTTGATCAAAGCCTTCCGTGACGCCGGTGATTCGGTGGTCCACATCCGCCACGAGTTCACCTCCAACGACGCGCCGTTCTTCACGCCAGGCTCCGAAGGCGCGAAGCTGCACCCCAAAGTCCTCAACCGCGCCGACGAGCCGGTCGTGCTCAAGCACTTCGTCAATTCGTTTCGCGAAACCGAACTGAAATCGATCCTCGACGAGCAAGGCATCAAGGCGCTGGTGGTGGTCGGCAGCATGAGCCACATGTGCGTCGACGGCATTACCCGTGCGGCTGCCGACATGGGTTACACCGTCACGGTCATTCACGACGCCTGTGCCTCCCGTGATCTGGAGTTCAACGGTCTGACCGTTCCGGCTGCGCACGTGCATGCGGCCTTCATGTCGGCCCTGGGCTTTGCTTATGCCAGCGTGGTGTCTACCGACGAGTTCCTGGCGACCCGCGACTAA